Proteins encoded together in one Mycobacterium sp. MS1601 window:
- a CDS encoding creatininase family protein has product MPNWLDMTRDEVGEAARYGAVAVLPVGAVEQHGPHLPTGTDTLLAEHVAGAAVARTNDVALPAVSYGCSLGHTEYWPGTISLSVSTVIEVMNDIGRWVYASGFRKLVVVNSHATNGPPCQSSLLTLRYEFPDMNSRFISLYDVTPAASAGYLIDAQDPHANSAETSMLMHMAPELTHLERAVDETDRTVGRVLTYPMPAVTHSGVVGRPTTASAAAGGQLLTAIIDGVTDVLVRAKAETRPEFTRRQP; this is encoded by the coding sequence ATGCCCAACTGGCTGGATATGACCCGCGACGAGGTCGGCGAGGCGGCCCGCTACGGTGCTGTCGCCGTGCTGCCGGTCGGGGCCGTCGAGCAGCACGGACCTCATCTGCCCACCGGCACGGACACACTGCTGGCCGAACACGTGGCAGGGGCTGCCGTGGCGCGCACGAATGACGTTGCGCTACCGGCAGTCAGCTACGGCTGCTCACTGGGACACACCGAATACTGGCCCGGAACCATCTCGTTGTCGGTGTCGACAGTGATCGAGGTGATGAACGACATCGGACGCTGGGTGTACGCATCAGGATTTCGCAAACTCGTCGTGGTCAACTCCCATGCCACCAACGGCCCACCCTGCCAGAGCAGCCTGTTGACACTGCGATACGAGTTCCCCGATATGAACAGTCGCTTCATATCGCTGTACGACGTGACCCCCGCAGCTTCTGCCGGTTATCTCATCGACGCCCAAGATCCGCATGCCAACAGCGCCGAGACATCGATGTTGATGCACATGGCGCCGGAGCTGACCCACCTCGAGCGGGCGGTTGACGAGACCGATCGCACGGTGGGGCGTGTGCTGACCTACCCCATGCCCGCCGTCACCCACAGCGGGGTTGTCGGGCGGCCCACCACTGCCAGCGCCGCGGCCGGTGGCCAGTTGTTGACCGCCATCATCGACGGGGTCACCGATGTACTCGTTCGCGCCAAGGCCGAGACCCGGCCCGAATTCACCAGGAGACAGCCCTGA
- a CDS encoding phytanoyl-CoA dioxygenase family protein, whose protein sequence is MTVAFQLELTDEQVAEFHTDGFVVVQQIADPDLVARALQKFEPMFRGEFETGLYPDEWNWKPGRDRADLTRQICNGWKADRDIARLVLGEDIGRACARLGGWPGTRISQDNVLWKPVGGRPLGFHQDAAYDRWAVPVDWVSCWIALDDTTVDGGTLELVRGSHRWRPWGMIEEFHGPEDPDAELRVAAHTEGRQIDKVAVVVPAGGGVFHSGRTWHGSGVNHADRPRRSVVAHCTTSEARFSEHEVGYIYSRYKKFGSTEMDESFFPITWREDGYRSPFLADFLAERCGWAGIC, encoded by the coding sequence ATGACAGTTGCTTTCCAGCTCGAGCTCACCGACGAGCAAGTGGCCGAGTTCCACACGGACGGCTTTGTGGTCGTCCAGCAGATCGCCGACCCCGATCTGGTGGCCCGGGCACTCCAGAAGTTCGAACCGATGTTCCGCGGTGAGTTCGAAACCGGTCTGTATCCCGACGAGTGGAACTGGAAGCCCGGCAGAGACCGTGCTGATCTGACCCGCCAGATCTGTAACGGGTGGAAGGCCGATCGCGACATCGCGCGTCTGGTGTTGGGTGAGGACATCGGCCGGGCCTGCGCGCGCCTCGGGGGTTGGCCGGGCACCCGGATCAGCCAGGACAACGTGTTGTGGAAGCCGGTCGGCGGGCGCCCCTTGGGTTTTCATCAAGATGCCGCCTACGACCGCTGGGCGGTACCCGTGGACTGGGTCAGCTGTTGGATAGCTCTCGACGACACCACTGTTGACGGCGGCACACTGGAACTGGTCAGAGGCTCACACCGGTGGCGTCCCTGGGGAATGATCGAGGAGTTCCACGGTCCCGAGGATCCCGACGCCGAACTGCGGGTCGCAGCGCACACCGAAGGTCGCCAGATCGACAAGGTCGCCGTGGTGGTTCCCGCCGGCGGCGGTGTGTTCCACTCCGGTCGCACCTGGCACGGCTCCGGGGTCAATCACGCAGACCGGCCGCGACGTTCGGTGGTCGCCCACTGCACCACTTCGGAGGCGCGGTTCAGCGAACACGAGGTCGGCTACATCTACAGCCGCTACAAGAAGTTCGGAAGCACCGAGATGGACGAGTCGTTCTTCCCCATCACCTGGCGCGAGGACGGCTATCGCTCACCGTTCCTCGCGGACTTCCTCGCCGAACGTTGCGGCTGGGCCGGCATCTGTTGA
- the sppA gene encoding signal peptide peptidase SppA: MFALSGIPGLQDVRALARKVDTARHHGVPSGCIVELNLDIVPPETVGFDPLVVLNRGGRPMTLRQAVAAIHRAAEDPRVAGLIARVQVPAAPAGPVQELREAIAAFTAEKPSLAWAETFPGTLSYYLASAFGEVWMQPSGTVGLVGFASNALFLRDALGKAGIEAQFVARGEYKSAANLFTQDSYTDAHREADTRLLQSLHEQVWQAVAQSRGIEAADMDALADRAPLLRDDAVTGKLVDRIGFRDEAYARIAELVGAEGISPETGSADAETAPPRLYLSRYAKAAAANSVPTLPVPGRKKKPKVAVVTLAGPIVSGRGGSGVPFGNSNAGADIIAAALREATADDEVDAIVLRVESPGGSVTGSETIWREVVRTTEAGKPVVASMGAVAASGGYYVSMAADTIVANPGTITGSIGVVTGKLIARDLKDRLGIGSDAVRTNANADAWSVNAPFTEAQQQQVEAEADLFYNDFLARVAAGRNLSVEAVDAVARGRIWTGADALGHGLVDELGGLRTAVKRALVLAGFDADADVTLASYPGSSLLDVLRPKQSSQPAAASLPEAVAAVLTQSITGVITQAERTISGASVLWLGDTRL, from the coding sequence ATGTTCGCCCTTTCAGGAATTCCCGGTCTGCAGGACGTGCGGGCACTGGCTCGCAAGGTCGACACCGCACGGCATCACGGTGTGCCCAGTGGCTGCATCGTCGAGCTGAACCTCGACATCGTGCCGCCGGAAACCGTCGGCTTCGATCCGCTGGTGGTGCTCAACCGCGGCGGCCGGCCGATGACGCTGCGGCAGGCTGTTGCGGCGATCCATCGTGCCGCCGAGGATCCGCGGGTCGCCGGTCTGATCGCCCGAGTCCAGGTGCCCGCAGCGCCCGCCGGGCCGGTACAGGAACTGCGGGAGGCCATCGCCGCCTTTACCGCCGAGAAGCCGTCGCTGGCCTGGGCCGAGACCTTCCCCGGAACCCTGTCCTACTACCTGGCCTCGGCGTTCGGGGAGGTGTGGATGCAGCCGTCGGGCACCGTCGGACTGGTGGGCTTCGCCAGCAACGCCCTGTTCCTGCGTGATGCGCTCGGCAAGGCCGGTATCGAGGCCCAGTTCGTGGCTCGCGGCGAATACAAGTCCGCGGCCAACCTTTTCACGCAGGACAGCTACACCGACGCCCACCGCGAGGCGGACACCCGACTGCTGCAGAGCCTGCATGAGCAGGTCTGGCAGGCCGTCGCGCAGTCGCGGGGCATCGAGGCGGCGGACATGGACGCGCTGGCCGACCGCGCGCCGCTGCTGCGGGACGATGCCGTGACGGGCAAGCTTGTCGACCGGATCGGATTCCGCGACGAGGCCTATGCGCGGATCGCCGAATTGGTTGGTGCCGAGGGTATTTCGCCGGAGACGGGCAGCGCCGACGCTGAGACCGCCCCGCCGCGGCTGTACCTGTCGCGCTACGCCAAGGCCGCTGCTGCGAACTCCGTGCCGACGCTGCCAGTGCCGGGGCGCAAGAAGAAGCCCAAGGTGGCGGTGGTGACGCTGGCCGGGCCCATTGTCAGCGGACGCGGTGGCTCCGGCGTCCCCTTCGGCAACTCGAACGCCGGTGCCGACATCATTGCCGCCGCGCTGCGCGAGGCCACCGCCGACGACGAGGTGGACGCCATCGTGCTACGCGTCGAGAGCCCGGGTGGTTCGGTCACGGGTTCTGAGACCATCTGGCGGGAAGTGGTGCGGACCACCGAAGCCGGTAAGCCCGTCGTCGCGTCCATGGGTGCGGTTGCCGCCTCCGGCGGCTACTACGTGTCGATGGCTGCCGACACCATTGTCGCCAACCCCGGCACCATCACCGGATCCATCGGGGTGGTGACCGGCAAGCTGATCGCCCGCGATCTCAAGGATCGCCTGGGAATCGGCTCGGATGCGGTGCGCACCAATGCCAATGCCGACGCCTGGTCGGTCAACGCCCCCTTCACCGAAGCGCAGCAGCAGCAGGTCGAAGCCGAGGCAGACCTGTTCTACAACGACTTCCTGGCGCGGGTGGCCGCCGGACGCAACCTGTCGGTCGAGGCCGTTGACGCGGTGGCGCGCGGTCGGATCTGGACCGGTGCCGACGCCCTGGGGCATGGTCTGGTCGACGAACTCGGTGGGTTGCGCACCGCCGTCAAGCGGGCACTGGTGCTCGCCGGCTTCGACGCCGACGCCGACGTGACCCTGGCCAGCTACCCGGGCTCGTCGCTGCTGGATGTGCTGCGGCCCAAGCAGTCGTCACAGCCCGCGGCGGCGTCTCTGCCCGAGGCGGTGGCCGCAGTGCTCACGCAGTCGATCACCGGGGTGATCACCCAGGCCGAGCGCACGATCAGCGGTGCCAGCGTGCTGTGGCTGGGCGATACCCGGCTCTAG
- a CDS encoding universal stress protein, which yields MDLLVGYDGSPAATTAIRVGTRLFPKARAQITFVQTPPFASPALRKRLRLTSRSVSELSEAVEREGKFEAQLIADTGVALATAGGWEAEALLKQAWGGEGIGLAQLAETTKPAAVVVGSRGLSGSEAMLGSVSELLVLHSPVPVLVTKQTLLATEYQALATGPVLVGVDGSAGAATAVAAAQALFPGREVVAVSVSDGSGAEATAADGVRVVTTAPSRGRGAGATADALIASADEHGAAALVVGSRGRTGLKRVLLGSVAKSLLHTTYRPVVVVPSS from the coding sequence ATGGATCTGCTCGTCGGCTACGACGGATCACCGGCTGCCACCACTGCGATCAGAGTCGGAACGAGGTTGTTTCCGAAAGCGCGTGCTCAGATCACCTTCGTGCAGACTCCGCCGTTTGCCAGCCCGGCGCTACGCAAGCGGTTGCGTCTGACCTCGCGCAGTGTCTCCGAGCTGTCCGAGGCCGTCGAGCGTGAGGGGAAGTTCGAGGCCCAACTGATAGCAGACACCGGGGTGGCACTGGCCACGGCCGGCGGCTGGGAGGCCGAAGCGCTGCTGAAGCAGGCCTGGGGTGGCGAAGGAATAGGCCTGGCCCAGCTGGCCGAAACAACCAAGCCCGCCGCGGTGGTGGTCGGCTCCCGCGGCCTCTCCGGCTCCGAAGCCATGCTGGGCAGCGTGTCCGAATTGCTGGTGCTGCACTCGCCGGTGCCGGTGCTGGTGACCAAGCAGACGTTGCTGGCTACCGAGTACCAGGCGCTGGCCACCGGCCCCGTGCTGGTGGGTGTTGACGGCTCCGCGGGCGCGGCCACGGCGGTGGCCGCCGCACAGGCGCTGTTCCCGGGCCGCGAGGTGGTGGCCGTCTCGGTGTCCGACGGCTCCGGCGCCGAAGCCACCGCAGCCGACGGCGTCCGAGTGGTCACCACGGCGCCCAGCCGGGGTCGCGGCGCAGGTGCCACCGCCGACGCGCTGATCGCCTCCGCCGACGAACACGGCGCGGCGGCGCTGGTGGTGGGATCGCGAGGCCGCACCGGCCTCAAGCGGGTGCTGCTCGGCAGCGTCGCCAAGTCGTTGCTGCACACCACCTACCGGCCCGTGGTCGTCGTTCCCTCGTCCTGA
- the rplO gene encoding 50S ribosomal protein L15, whose product MSVIKLHDLKPAAGSKTAKTRVGRGEGSKGKTAGRGTKGTKARKNVPVTFEGGQMPIHMRLPKLKGFRNRFRTEYAVVNVGDIAKAFPEGGIVGVEDLVSAGLVRKNVLVKVLGDGKLAAKVDVTANKFSGSAREAITAAGGSATEL is encoded by the coding sequence GTGAGTGTCATCAAGCTGCACGACCTGAAGCCGGCCGCCGGCTCCAAGACCGCCAAGACCCGCGTCGGCCGCGGTGAGGGCTCCAAGGGCAAGACCGCCGGTCGCGGTACCAAGGGCACCAAGGCACGCAAGAACGTGCCGGTGACCTTCGAAGGTGGCCAGATGCCCATCCACATGCGGCTGCCGAAGCTCAAGGGCTTCCGTAACCGGTTCCGTACCGAGTACGCCGTGGTCAACGTCGGCGATATCGCCAAGGCGTTCCCCGAGGGCGGCATCGTCGGTGTCGAGGATCTGGTGTCTGCTGGCCTGGTCCGCAAGAACGTGCTGGTGAAGGTCCTGGGCGACGGCAAGTTGGCCGCCAAGGTCGACGTCACCGCCAACAAGTTCTCCGGTAGCGCCCGCGAGGCGATCACCGCCGCCGGTGGGTCCGCCACCGAGCTGTAA
- the rpmD gene encoding 50S ribosomal protein L30, with protein sequence MAEVKITQVRGVIGARWKARESLRTLGLRKIRQSVVLEDNAQTRGLIKAVHHLVEVEEVK encoded by the coding sequence ATGGCTGAAGTGAAGATCACTCAGGTGCGGGGTGTCATCGGCGCCCGCTGGAAGGCTCGGGAGAGCCTGCGCACCCTGGGGCTGCGCAAGATCCGTCAGTCGGTCGTGCTCGAGGACAACGCTCAGACGCGTGGCCTCATCAAGGCCGTTCATCACCTGGTAGAGGTGGAGGAGGTCAAGTGA
- the rpsE gene encoding 30S ribosomal protein S5, whose protein sequence is MAEQTSGAESASNTGAPSAGTRTDFQRGGRDDRGGRGRGRGDDRGGRGGRDDREKSQYIERVVTINRVSKVVKGGRRFSFTALVIVGDGKGMVGVGYGKAKEVPAAIAKGVEEARKNFFRVPLIGSTVTHPVQGEAAAGVVMLRPASPGTGVIAGGACRAVLECAGVHDVLAKSLGSDNAINVVHATVAALKLLQRPEEVAARRGLPIEDVAPAGMLRARRESEALAAAAAREGSH, encoded by the coding sequence ATGGCGGAGCAGACTTCGGGCGCCGAAAGCGCCTCGAACACCGGCGCCCCCAGTGCCGGAACCCGTACCGATTTCCAGCGCGGCGGCCGTGACGACCGCGGTGGCCGCGGCCGTGGCCGCGGCGACGACCGTGGTGGCCGTGGCGGCCGCGACGATCGCGAGAAGAGCCAGTACATCGAGCGCGTCGTCACCATCAACCGCGTCTCCAAGGTCGTCAAGGGTGGTCGGCGCTTCAGCTTCACCGCCCTGGTGATCGTCGGTGACGGCAAGGGCATGGTCGGCGTGGGCTACGGCAAGGCCAAGGAAGTTCCGGCCGCCATCGCCAAGGGTGTCGAAGAAGCTCGCAAGAACTTCTTCCGCGTGCCGCTGATCGGCAGCACCGTGACCCACCCGGTGCAGGGTGAGGCCGCGGCCGGTGTGGTCATGCTGCGCCCCGCCAGCCCCGGTACCGGTGTCATCGCCGGTGGCGCGTGCCGCGCGGTGCTGGAATGCGCCGGTGTGCATGACGTGCTGGCCAAGTCGCTGGGCAGCGACAACGCGATCAACGTGGTGCACGCCACCGTTGCCGCGCTGAAGCTGCTGCAGCGTCCCGAAGAGGTGGCGGCCCGTCGTGGCCTGCCCATCGAGGACGTCGCGCCGGCAGGCATGCTGCGCGCCCGTCGCGAAAGTGAAGCGCTGGCTGCTGCGGCTGCGCGTGAAGGAAGTCACTGA
- the rplR gene encoding 50S ribosomal protein L18, whose amino-acid sequence MGQNVSATRRVARIRRHNRLRKKVTGTEQRPRLVVNRSSRHIHVQLVNDLTGTTVAAASSIEADVRAVEGDKKAQSVRVGQLIAERAKAAGVNAIVFDRGGYTYGGRIAALADAARENGLEF is encoded by the coding sequence GTGGGCCAGAACGTCTCCGCAACGCGTCGCGTGGCGCGCATCCGTCGCCACAACCGGCTGCGCAAGAAGGTCACCGGCACCGAGCAGCGGCCGCGCCTGGTGGTCAACCGCTCCTCGCGGCACATCCACGTGCAGTTGGTGAACGACCTGACCGGCACCACCGTGGCCGCGGCGTCCTCCATCGAGGCCGACGTGCGTGCGGTCGAGGGTGACAAGAAGGCGCAGAGCGTGCGCGTCGGGCAGCTGATCGCCGAGCGCGCCAAGGCTGCCGGCGTGAACGCCATCGTGTTCGACCGCGGTGGTTACACCTACGGCGGCCGCATCGCGGCCCTGGCCGACGCCGCCCGCGAGAACGGACTCGAGTTCTAA
- the rplF gene encoding 50S ribosomal protein L6 has translation MSRIGKQPVVIPSGVDVTIAGQNVAVKGPKGTLTLDVKAPISVSRNDDGAVVVTRPNDERENRSLHGLSRTLIANLVTGVTEGYTIKMEIFGVGYRVVAKGSDLEFALGYSHPVLITAPEGVTFAVETPTKFSITGIDKQKVGQIAANIRRLRKSDPYKGKGIRYAGEQIRRKVGKTGK, from the coding sequence ATGTCGCGTATTGGAAAGCAACCGGTCGTCATCCCCAGCGGTGTCGACGTGACCATCGCCGGCCAGAACGTCGCGGTCAAGGGCCCCAAGGGCACCCTGACCCTCGACGTCAAAGCGCCGATCTCGGTCTCCCGCAACGATGACGGCGCAGTCGTCGTCACCCGTCCGAACGACGAGCGCGAGAACCGCTCGTTGCACGGGCTGTCCCGCACGCTGATCGCCAACCTGGTGACCGGCGTGACCGAGGGCTACACCATCAAGATGGAGATCTTCGGCGTCGGTTACCGCGTCGTTGCCAAGGGATCGGACCTGGAGTTCGCCCTCGGTTACAGCCACCCGGTGCTGATCACGGCTCCCGAGGGCGTCACCTTCGCGGTGGAGACCCCCACCAAGTTCTCGATCACCGGCATCGACAAGCAGAAGGTCGGCCAGATCGCGGCGAACATCCGCCGGCTGCGGAAGAGCGACCCCTACAAGGGCAAGGGCATCCGCTATGCCGGCGAGCAGATCCGCCGCAAGGTCGGAAAGACAGGTAAGTAA
- the rpsH gene encoding 30S ribosomal protein S8: protein MTMTDPIADFLTRLRNANSAYHDEVTLPHSKIKANIAEILKKEGYISDYRTEDARVGKSLVVQLKYGPSRERSIAGLRRVSKPGLRVYAKSTNLPRVLGGLGVAIISTSSGLLTDRQAARSGVGGEVLAYVW from the coding sequence ATGACAATGACGGATCCGATCGCAGACTTCTTGACGCGTCTGCGCAACGCCAACTCGGCGTATCACGACGAAGTGACGCTGCCCCACTCGAAGATCAAGGCGAACATCGCCGAGATCCTCAAAAAAGAGGGTTACATCAGCGACTACCGCACCGAGGATGCCCGCGTGGGCAAGTCTTTGGTGGTGCAGCTCAAGTACGGCCCCAGCCGTGAGCGCAGCATCGCCGGCCTGCGACGGGTGTCCAAGCCCGGCCTGCGGGTCTATGCGAAATCGACCAACTTGCCGCGGGTTCTCGGCGGCCTGGGCGTGGCCATCATCTCCACGTCCTCTGGCCTGCTGACCGACCGTCAGGCAGCACGATCGGGCGTGGGCGGCGAAGTCCTCGCGTACGTCTGGTAG
- a CDS encoding type Z 30S ribosomal protein S14, translating to MAKKALVNKANKKPKFAVRGYTRCNRCGRPHAVYRKFGLCRICLREMAHAGELPGVQKSSW from the coding sequence ATGGCAAAGAAAGCGCTGGTCAACAAGGCCAACAAGAAGCCCAAGTTCGCGGTGCGCGGCTACACGCGTTGCAACAGGTGCGGTCGCCCGCATGCGGTTTACCGCAAGTTCGGACTCTGCCGGATCTGCCTGCGTGAGATGGCTCATGCGGGCGAGCTGCCCGGCGTGCAGAAGTCCAGCTGGTAA
- the rplE gene encoding 50S ribosomal protein L5 gives MTTVESNDKVQPRLKLRYREEIKDALNKEFNYANVMQIPGVVKVVVNMGVGDAARDAKLINGAVNDLQLITGQKPEIRKARKSIAQFKLREGMPIGARVTLRNDRMWEFLDRLVSIALPRIRDFRGLSPKQFDGTGNYTFGLNEQSMFHEIDVDSIDRPRGMDITVVTSATNDDEGRALLRALGFPFKEN, from the coding sequence ATGACCACAGTAGAGAGCAACGACAAGGTTCAGCCCCGGCTGAAGCTGCGCTACCGCGAGGAAATCAAGGACGCGCTGAACAAAGAGTTCAACTACGCCAACGTCATGCAGATCCCCGGCGTGGTCAAGGTCGTCGTCAACATGGGTGTCGGTGACGCCGCCCGTGACGCCAAGCTGATCAACGGCGCCGTCAACGACCTGCAGCTGATCACCGGCCAGAAGCCCGAGATCCGCAAGGCCCGCAAGTCCATCGCCCAGTTCAAGCTGCGCGAAGGCATGCCGATCGGCGCGCGCGTCACACTGCGCAACGACCGGATGTGGGAGTTCCTCGACCGGCTGGTCTCCATCGCGCTGCCCCGTATCCGCGACTTCCGCGGGCTGAGCCCCAAGCAGTTCGACGGCACCGGCAACTACACGTTCGGGCTCAACGAGCAGTCGATGTTCCACGAGATCGACGTCGACTCCATCGACCGCCCCCGCGGCATGGACATCACCGTCGTCACCTCGGCGACCAATGACGACGAGGGGCGTGCTCTGCTGCGGGCCCTCGGTTTCCCGTTCAAGGAGAACTGA
- the rplX gene encoding 50S ribosomal protein L24 has product MKVRKGDTVLVISGKDKGAKGKVLVAYPERERVLVEGVNRIKKHTAVSANERGASSGGIVTQEAPIHVSNVMVIDSDGKPTRVAVRRDEETGKNVRTAKTNGKDI; this is encoded by the coding sequence ATGAAGGTCCGTAAGGGCGACACCGTGCTCGTCATCTCGGGCAAGGACAAGGGCGCCAAGGGCAAGGTTTTGGTGGCGTACCCCGAGCGCGAGCGTGTGCTCGTCGAGGGCGTCAACCGCATCAAGAAGCACACGGCGGTCTCGGCCAACGAGCGCGGTGCATCCTCGGGCGGCATCGTCACCCAGGAAGCTCCCATCCACGTGTCGAACGTGATGGTCATCGACTCCGACGGCAAGCCGACCCGCGTCGCCGTCCGTCGCGACGAGGAGACCGGCAAGAACGTCCGCACCGCCAAGACCAACGGCAAGGACATCTGA
- the rplN gene encoding 50S ribosomal protein L14, with the protein MIQQESRLKVADNTGAKEILCIRVLGGSSRRYAGIGDVIVATVKDAIPGGNVKRGDVVKAVVVRTVKERRRADGSYIKFDENAAVIIKADNDPRGTRIFGPVGRELREKKFMKIVSLAPEVL; encoded by the coding sequence GTGATTCAGCAGGAATCGCGGCTCAAGGTCGCCGACAACACGGGCGCCAAGGAGATCTTGTGCATCCGCGTGCTCGGTGGCTCGTCGCGGCGCTACGCCGGCATCGGTGATGTCATCGTGGCGACCGTCAAGGACGCCATCCCCGGCGGCAACGTCAAGCGCGGCGATGTCGTCAAGGCCGTTGTGGTGCGCACCGTCAAGGAACGTCGTCGCGCCGACGGCAGCTACATCAAGTTCGACGAGAACGCGGCTGTCATCATCAAGGCCGACAATGATCCGCGCGGTACCCGCATCTTCGGCCCGGTCGGGCGCGAGCTGCGCGAGAAGAAGTTCATGAAGATCGTCTCGCTGGCTCCGGAGGTTTTGTAA
- a CDS encoding amidase, whose product MSDAGLVETAERVRSGAVSAVETVGLALTRIAARNEELNAFVHVDVDGALAAARELDRMLHRGVDPGPLAGVPLGVKELHAVAGWPYSKGSRSYAGHVADHTCTLVSRAVAAGAIAVGLTASPEFGRASYTASELHGVTRNPWNTALTPGGSSGGSAAAVASGMVPVATGTDGAGSLRIPASYCALVGFKPTFGLVPRGPRHRGVGDNDHYGVLTRTVRDTARFLDSVCGYDPYDRASLPAPSPGFEDALASTDLRGLRVAYTASLGNGPCDPEVAATVEAAAQRFISAAGARRVAADVRIDAACGPAFRTLTAPDAYVDVMTAPGRARVHPAVRRYVEAAESTDLAALLDAHAARAQLVAVLAQAFERFDLLLTPATQLPAFAAEGPMPTEIAGTPVDHWGALAATFPFNLSGHPAVSVPAGVVGAAPIGLQLVGRRHADTLVLAAAAVAAAAG is encoded by the coding sequence GTGAGTGATGCCGGCCTGGTCGAGACGGCCGAGCGGGTGCGTTCCGGTGCGGTCAGCGCGGTGGAGACGGTGGGCCTGGCACTGACGCGGATCGCCGCGCGCAATGAGGAACTCAACGCCTTCGTCCATGTGGACGTCGACGGGGCGCTGGCGGCGGCCCGTGAGCTGGACCGAATGCTGCACCGCGGTGTCGATCCCGGGCCACTGGCAGGAGTTCCTTTGGGGGTCAAGGAGCTTCACGCGGTGGCCGGTTGGCCATACAGCAAAGGAAGTCGGTCCTATGCCGGTCATGTGGCGGACCACACCTGCACGCTGGTGTCCCGCGCGGTGGCCGCCGGCGCCATTGCGGTGGGGCTGACGGCATCCCCGGAGTTCGGCCGCGCCTCCTACACCGCCTCCGAATTGCACGGTGTGACCCGCAACCCCTGGAACACCGCGCTGACCCCGGGCGGATCCAGCGGCGGTTCGGCGGCCGCGGTGGCCAGTGGGATGGTGCCGGTGGCCACTGGCACCGACGGCGCGGGGTCGCTGCGGATACCGGCGTCCTACTGCGCGTTGGTGGGATTCAAACCGACGTTCGGTCTGGTTCCCCGCGGACCCCGGCACCGGGGCGTCGGCGACAACGACCACTACGGGGTGCTCACCCGCACGGTGCGCGACACCGCCCGATTCCTCGACAGCGTATGCGGATACGACCCGTACGACCGGGCCTCCCTGCCCGCGCCCTCGCCCGGGTTCGAGGACGCCCTGGCGAGCACGGATCTGCGCGGATTGCGGGTGGCGTACACCGCCAGTCTGGGCAATGGACCGTGCGACCCCGAGGTTGCGGCCACCGTCGAGGCGGCGGCGCAGCGATTCATCTCCGCGGCGGGTGCACGTCGGGTGGCCGCCGATGTCCGGATCGACGCGGCGTGCGGACCGGCGTTTCGCACGTTGACCGCTCCGGACGCCTACGTCGACGTCATGACCGCACCCGGACGGGCGCGCGTGCATCCCGCCGTGCGCCGCTATGTGGAGGCCGCCGAGTCCACCGACCTCGCGGCGCTGCTCGACGCCCACGCCGCCCGGGCGCAGCTGGTCGCTGTACTGGCGCAGGCCTTCGAACGTTTCGACCTGCTGCTGACACCCGCGACGCAGCTACCCGCGTTCGCCGCGGAGGGGCCGATGCCGACCGAGATCGCGGGAACACCCGTGGATCACTGGGGTGCATTGGCGGCGACGTTCCCGTTCAATCTCTCCGGGCACCCGGCGGTGTCGGTTCCCGCCGGAGTGGTCGGCGCAGCGCCCATCGGGTTGCAGCTGGTCGGCCGCCGACACGCCGACACCCTGGTGCTCGCCGCTGCTGCCGTGGCGGCTGCCGCCGGTTGA